CGGCTTTGACCTCGAATTCGACGTTCGCTGGCGGTTCCATCGTGACGGACTGGTCGCCCGCTTCGAGGGTGATCGGTCCGCCGTCGTCCAGTTTGTCGGCCACCGTCCGCAGGTAGGTCGCGACGTCTTCGCGGCTCTGTACGTGCTCGGTCTCGAACAGCACTTTCTCGGGCATAGATTGACCGTACACCACCGCGGCAGATAAACGTGGCAGTCGGAGACCTACCGGCCGAAATGTAGCGACACGTCAGAGAAACTCAGCGATAAGTTCGGGACTGTTTCTCCGATGTGATACGACGGAATCCGCACGAAATACCCCTCCAGACCCCTATGGACGTATCGAAGTTCGATATGTTTATGATATTCCGACACTAATTGGGAGATGGACATTACCGATGTACGACCTGACGGGATTCCAGCGTGACCTGCTGTACGTCATCGCCGGCCGGGAGGAACCACACGGGTTGGCGATCAAGGAGGAACTCGAAGAGTACTACGAGAAAGAGATCCATCACGGGCGCCTCTATCCGAACCTCGACACGCTCGTCGACAAGGGGCTGGTGGAGAAAGGCCAGCGCG
This Halorientalis sp. IM1011 DNA region includes the following protein-coding sequences:
- a CDS encoding PadR family transcriptional regulator; the encoded protein is MYDLTGFQRDLLYVIAGREEPHGLAIKEELEEYYEKEIHHGRLYPNLDTLVDKGLVEKGQRDRRTNFYSLTRRGRREIDARREWEEQYVDL
- a CDS encoding amphi-Trp domain-containing protein, producing MPEKVLFETEHVQSREDVATYLRTVADKLDDGGPITLEAGDQSVTMEPPANVEFEVKAEREGPTDAPGELSIEFELEWDEDTSGSDGSLSIE